From a region of the Agromyces ramosus genome:
- a CDS encoding aldo/keto reductase has translation MARRHLYRANTASVAGAALAEATELDTDLARTSVAGVEVTAADAAIRHASSLGDTLSSNPISGPITVPCRVAIGETGIEAHPLALGGSTFGWTLGPEAAFDVLDRYAGVGGTLVDTADSYAAGRSESIIGTWMDSRGTRDRMTVMTKVGRHPDHRGLGPVDLTAAVDDSLTRLRTDRIDVLYFHGDDPMVPLEESLGAVDALIAAGKVGVIGASDFSPERLIEARVLAANGLPRFQLLTARYNLMDRLPFEGAPELVAHAQGLAVLPYFGLANGFLGGQVRRRADVRHDARGARQARHLGRRGHRVLTAVDEIAFAHGVQPATIALAWLLAKPTVVAPVVSASRPDQVDALVAAASVELQRSELVELDRAST, from the coding sequence GTGGCACGACGGCACCTGTATCGAGCCAACACGGCGAGCGTCGCGGGGGCGGCACTCGCCGAGGCCACCGAGCTCGACACCGATCTGGCACGAACGTCCGTCGCCGGTGTCGAGGTGACGGCAGCCGACGCGGCGATCCGTCACGCCTCATCCTTGGGTGACACGCTCTCCTCGAACCCCATCTCCGGTCCGATCACCGTGCCGTGCCGCGTTGCCATCGGCGAGACCGGCATCGAGGCGCATCCGCTCGCTCTGGGTGGCAGCACCTTCGGGTGGACGCTCGGACCCGAAGCGGCCTTCGATGTGCTCGACCGTTACGCCGGGGTCGGCGGAACGCTCGTCGACACCGCCGACAGCTACGCGGCCGGCCGCAGCGAATCGATCATCGGCACGTGGATGGACTCCCGCGGCACGCGCGACCGCATGACCGTCATGACGAAGGTCGGGCGTCACCCCGACCACCGCGGCCTCGGCCCGGTCGACCTCACAGCGGCCGTCGACGACTCGCTCACGCGGCTCCGCACCGACCGCATCGACGTGCTGTACTTCCACGGCGACGACCCCATGGTCCCGCTCGAGGAGAGCCTCGGCGCGGTCGACGCGCTCATCGCCGCGGGCAAGGTGGGCGTGATCGGCGCCTCCGACTTCTCGCCCGAACGACTCATCGAGGCTCGGGTCCTCGCCGCCAACGGGCTGCCGCGGTTCCAGCTGCTCACCGCGAGGTACAACCTCATGGACCGTCTCCCGTTCGAGGGTGCGCCCGAACTCGTCGCGCACGCGCAGGGACTGGCCGTCCTGCCCTATTTCGGACTTGCGAACGGATTCCTCGGCGGGCAAGTACGGCGTCGGGCCGACGTGCGCCACGACGCACGCGGGGCCCGGCAGGCCCGCCACCTCGGGCGGCGCGGCCACCGCGTGCTCACCGCGGTCGACGAGATCGCCTTCGCGCACGGCGTGCAGCCGGCGACCATCGCGCTCGCATGGCTGCTCGCCAAGCCGACGGTCGTCGCACCGGTCGTGAGCGCGAGCCGGCCCGACCAGGTCGACGCGCTCGTCGCCGCGGCATCCGTCGAGCTGCAGCGCTCGGAGCTCGTCGAACTCGACCGCGCTTCAACCTGA
- a CDS encoding M16 family metallopeptidase codes for MNGAVDLPLGTSELSFQAAGDSRVRRSILPSGVRVLSEQVPGSRSVTVGFWVAVGSRDEQRAEAAHPATYGSTHFLEHLLFKGTATRTALDIAISFDAVGGEHNAMTAKEYTCYYAKVQDRELPMAVEVLADMFTSSLLDPDEFENERGVILEELSMAGDDPADVANERFFEAVLGEHPLGRPIGGSPEAIRLATRDAVWEHYRANYRPSDLVVTVAGAVDHDVLVAELERALTTSGWDLSVTDAPVERRSPGSSPLAVGRPLTVVERPNEQVNLLLGVPGLVATDERRSTMSVLNAIFGSGMSSRLFQQVRERRGLAYSVYSFAPAYSDAGLFGMYAGCAPAKAGNVAELMRAELERLAEHGVTADELARAGGQLAGASALALEDSDTRMSRLGRAELTLGEFVDLDEALRRIALVTEDDVRTLAADLAARPFSLVAVGAIDESAFRTAVDQAAPSIDVA; via the coding sequence ATGAACGGCGCCGTCGACCTCCCTCTCGGCACGTCCGAACTCTCCTTCCAGGCGGCGGGCGACTCGCGCGTACGGCGCAGCATCCTCCCCTCTGGCGTGCGGGTGCTCAGCGAACAGGTGCCGGGCAGCCGCAGCGTCACGGTCGGCTTCTGGGTCGCCGTGGGCTCCCGCGACGAGCAGCGCGCCGAAGCCGCCCACCCGGCGACCTACGGGTCGACGCACTTCCTCGAGCACCTGCTGTTCAAGGGCACCGCGACGCGCACGGCACTCGACATCGCGATCTCGTTCGACGCGGTCGGCGGTGAGCACAATGCCATGACCGCCAAGGAATACACCTGCTACTACGCGAAGGTGCAGGATCGAGAGCTCCCCATGGCCGTCGAGGTGCTCGCCGACATGTTCACCTCCTCGCTCCTCGACCCCGACGAGTTCGAGAACGAGCGCGGCGTCATCCTCGAAGAACTCTCGATGGCCGGCGACGACCCAGCCGACGTGGCGAACGAGCGGTTCTTCGAAGCGGTGCTGGGGGAGCATCCGCTCGGTCGCCCGATCGGCGGCAGCCCCGAGGCGATCCGGCTCGCCACCCGCGACGCCGTGTGGGAGCACTACCGGGCCAACTACCGGCCCAGTGACCTCGTGGTCACGGTCGCCGGCGCCGTCGACCACGACGTGCTCGTCGCCGAGCTCGAGCGCGCGCTCACGACCTCCGGCTGGGACCTCTCGGTCACGGATGCCCCGGTCGAACGTCGTTCGCCGGGCAGCTCGCCGCTCGCGGTCGGCCGCCCCCTCACCGTCGTCGAGCGGCCCAACGAGCAGGTGAACCTGCTGCTCGGCGTTCCGGGCCTCGTCGCAACCGACGAGCGACGCTCGACCATGAGCGTGCTCAACGCGATCTTCGGGTCGGGCATGTCGTCGCGGCTCTTCCAGCAGGTCCGCGAGCGTCGCGGACTCGCCTACTCGGTGTACTCGTTCGCGCCCGCCTACTCCGACGCGGGGCTGTTCGGCATGTACGCCGGGTGCGCACCGGCCAAGGCCGGCAACGTCGCCGAGCTCATGCGCGCCGAACTCGAACGGCTCGCCGAGCACGGCGTCACCGCCGACGAGCTCGCGCGTGCGGGGGGCCAGCTCGCGGGTGCCTCGGCGCTCGCCCTCGAGGACTCCGACACGCGGATGTCCCGCCTCGGGCGCGCCGAGCTCACCCTCGGCGAGTTCGTCGACCTCGACGAGGCGCTGCGCCGCATCGCACTCGTCACCGAAGACGACGTCCGGACGCTCGCGGCCGACCTCGCCGCCCGGCCGTTCTCGCTCGTCGCCGTCGGCGCGATCGACGAGTCGGCGTTCCGCACCGCGGTCGACCAGGCCGCCCCGAGCATCGACGTCGCCTGA
- a CDS encoding histidine phosphatase family protein yields the protein MPHHLYLVRHGEQLDAEHGMPDGPLSPRGRRQAELLGERLGGIPFDNAWHSPLQRATETAAIIAAKMPALNPEPSALLFDCIPSGPAPETPKVYDPFFGSVTEAEIEAGSAQMADARAEFLRGHREDRHDLLITHNFVIGWFVREVLDAPAWRWVGINQANCGLTVLTQRSGRPWNLVTHNDLAHLPPELRTGLPEAYGV from the coding sequence GTGCCACACCACCTCTACCTCGTCCGCCACGGCGAACAGCTCGATGCCGAGCACGGCATGCCCGACGGACCCTTGTCACCCAGAGGCAGGCGTCAGGCCGAACTCCTCGGCGAGCGGCTCGGCGGCATCCCGTTCGACAACGCGTGGCACTCGCCCCTTCAGCGGGCCACCGAGACGGCAGCGATCATCGCGGCGAAGATGCCGGCCCTGAACCCCGAGCCGTCGGCGTTGCTGTTCGACTGCATCCCGTCGGGTCCCGCACCCGAGACGCCGAAGGTGTACGACCCGTTCTTCGGGTCGGTGACCGAGGCCGAGATCGAGGCCGGCAGCGCGCAGATGGCCGACGCCCGCGCCGAGTTCCTGCGCGGTCACCGCGAAGACCGGCACGACCTCCTCATCACGCACAACTTCGTGATCGGCTGGTTCGTGCGCGAAGTGCTCGACGCACCGGCCTGGCGCTGGGTCGGCATCAACCAGGCCAACTGCGGGCTCACGGTACTGACCCAGCGGTCGGGCAGGCCATGGAACCTCGTCACGCACAACGACCTCGCGCACCTGCCGCCCGAGCTGCGCACCGGACTCCCTGAGGCCTACGGCGTCTGA
- a CDS encoding GNAT family N-acetyltransferase: protein MLRFREADVTDADGHALLEAYFAERAAGFPATQGAYSPTWPSSAQFTPPAGVFLIVDDGDEAVGCGGVRRIQRRPDTNEVRFEVKHLWLAPTARGHGEGRRLLAELERRAHELGAQEVVLDTNASLEAAGALYRSSGYTEVEPYNANPNATHWFGKRLD, encoded by the coding sequence ATGCTGCGCTTCCGAGAGGCCGACGTCACCGATGCCGACGGGCACGCCCTGCTCGAGGCGTACTTCGCCGAGCGCGCGGCCGGGTTCCCCGCCACACAGGGCGCGTACTCGCCCACGTGGCCGTCGAGCGCGCAGTTCACTCCCCCGGCCGGCGTGTTCCTCATCGTCGACGATGGCGACGAGGCGGTGGGTTGCGGCGGGGTTCGCCGCATCCAGCGACGCCCAGACACCAACGAGGTGCGCTTCGAGGTGAAGCACCTGTGGCTCGCGCCCACGGCGCGCGGGCACGGCGAGGGACGCCGACTGCTCGCGGAACTCGAGCGGCGGGCGCATGAGCTCGGCGCCCAGGAGGTCGTGCTCGACACGAATGCCAGCCTCGAAGCGGCCGGGGCCCTCTACCGCTCGAGCGGATACACCGAGGTCGAGCCGTACAACGCGAACCCGAACGCGACGCACTGGTTCGGCAAGCGCCTCGACTGA
- the dapB gene encoding 4-hydroxy-tetrahydrodipicolinate reductase, with translation MTIRVAVAGATGKMGKLAVRLIEASDDLELHAALDSRSSLDEMLGADVALDVTHPGASAGIVEFATGAGIPIVVGTSGWSSDRIAEITRFVRGHADAGAVLFIPNFSVGSVLGTAFATLAARFFDSIEIVEAHHASKVDSPSGTAVRTAELIGAARGDAGPVAAPHTDQRARGQLVSGVPVHSLRMSGLLAEQRVVFGGEGETLTITHSTLSPTSYEAGILLALRSAPEADGVLVGLDALLDLGLPTR, from the coding sequence GTGACGATACGGGTGGCCGTGGCCGGTGCGACGGGCAAGATGGGCAAGCTGGCAGTGCGGCTCATCGAGGCATCCGACGATCTCGAATTGCATGCGGCGCTCGACTCGCGCTCGAGCCTCGACGAGATGCTCGGCGCGGACGTGGCGCTCGATGTCACGCACCCGGGTGCCAGCGCCGGCATCGTCGAGTTCGCGACCGGTGCGGGAATCCCGATCGTCGTCGGCACGTCGGGCTGGTCGAGCGACCGCATCGCCGAGATCACCCGCTTCGTGCGCGGCCACGCCGACGCCGGCGCCGTGCTCTTCATCCCGAACTTCTCGGTCGGCAGCGTGCTCGGCACCGCGTTCGCAACCCTCGCCGCGCGCTTCTTCGACTCGATCGAGATCGTCGAGGCGCATCACGCGAGCAAGGTCGACTCGCCGTCGGGCACCGCGGTGCGCACCGCCGAGCTCATCGGCGCCGCCCGCGGCGATGCCGGGCCCGTCGCGGCGCCGCACACCGACCAGCGCGCCCGCGGCCAGCTCGTGTCGGGCGTGCCCGTGCACAGCCTGCGCATGTCGGGGCTCCTCGCCGAGCAACGCGTCGTCTTCGGCGGCGAGGGCGAGACACTCACGATCACGCACTCGACGCTCTCACCGACCTCGTACGAGGCGGGCATCCTGCTGGCGCTCCGCAGCGCGCCCGAGGCCGACGGCGTGCTCGTGGGGCTCGATGCCCTGCTCGACCTCGGCCTCCCTACGCGATGA
- a CDS encoding tetratricopeptide repeat protein has translation MTAKYSALLMAALLAVYVVLVGWRAVQFVSTGEPVGVAMGIALIVLPIIAAWAIWRELAFGIRSQALVKRLDAEGGLDLGLPLLPSGRPERSAATAAFDGFRADVDAEPASWRAWLRLGLAYDAAGDRRRARQAVRKAIELERAAR, from the coding sequence ATGACCGCGAAGTACAGCGCGCTCCTGATGGCCGCGCTGCTCGCGGTCTACGTGGTGCTCGTCGGCTGGCGTGCCGTGCAGTTCGTCTCGACCGGAGAGCCGGTCGGTGTGGCCATGGGCATCGCCCTCATCGTGCTGCCGATCATCGCGGCGTGGGCCATCTGGCGCGAACTCGCGTTCGGCATCCGCTCGCAGGCGCTCGTGAAGCGGCTCGACGCCGAAGGCGGTCTCGACCTCGGACTCCCGCTATTGCCGAGCGGTCGCCCCGAGCGTTCCGCGGCCACCGCGGCCTTCGACGGCTTCCGCGCCGATGTCGACGCCGAGCCGGCATCGTGGCGCGCGTGGTTGCGACTCGGCCTCGCCTACGACGCCGCCGGCGACCGCCGGCGTGCCCGACAGGCCGTGCGGAAGGCTATCGAACTGGAGCGCGCCGCCCGCTGA
- a CDS encoding TIGR01777 family oxidoreductase — translation MRVLVAGASGFIGTALVERLLADGHEVVRLVRRRAQSPDEASWSPTAGIIEFTVMDRVDAVVNLSGASLARLPWTRSYRGEILDSRVAATRTITDAMRKARNPPAVLLNASAVGYYGDRPGELLTEHSSAGTGFLSDVVAKWESAAFLAPETTRTVVFRTGIVVGHGGAMQRVGTLTRLGVSGRLGTGGQHWPWISLDDEVGAIAHLLTSRVAGPVNLSGPTPATADRIMTAMAEQMHRPYAFTVPERMLEIALGRAADELLLSSQKVRPQRLIDDGYRFRHATVEAALETMLSGRRAPVR, via the coding sequence GTGCGGGTGCTCGTCGCCGGCGCGTCCGGCTTCATCGGTACCGCGCTCGTCGAGCGCCTCCTCGCCGACGGGCACGAGGTGGTGCGCCTCGTGCGACGTCGGGCGCAGAGTCCCGACGAGGCATCCTGGTCGCCGACGGCCGGCATCATCGAGTTCACCGTCATGGACCGGGTCGACGCGGTCGTGAACCTCTCGGGTGCCTCGCTCGCCCGCCTGCCGTGGACGCGCTCGTACCGGGGCGAGATCCTCGACTCCCGGGTCGCCGCGACCCGCACCATCACCGACGCGATGCGCAAGGCCCGCAACCCGCCGGCGGTGCTGCTGAACGCGTCGGCCGTCGGGTACTACGGTGATCGGCCCGGCGAGCTGCTGACCGAGCACTCGAGCGCCGGAACCGGCTTCCTCTCCGATGTCGTCGCGAAGTGGGAGTCGGCGGCCTTCCTCGCCCCGGAAACCACGCGCACCGTCGTCTTCCGCACCGGCATCGTGGTCGGTCATGGCGGGGCGATGCAGCGGGTGGGCACCCTCACACGTCTCGGCGTCTCGGGACGGCTCGGCACGGGCGGCCAGCACTGGCCGTGGATCTCGCTCGACGACGAGGTCGGTGCGATCGCACACCTGCTCACGTCCCGTGTCGCGGGACCGGTCAACCTCTCGGGTCCCACCCCAGCGACGGCCGACCGCATCATGACCGCGATGGCCGAGCAGATGCACCGGCCCTACGCGTTCACGGTTCCCGAGCGAATGCTCGAGATCGCGCTGGGTCGTGCCGCCGACGAACTGCTGCTCTCGAGCCAGAAGGTGCGCCCGCAGCGGCTCATCGACGACGGCTACCGATTCCGGCACGCCACCGTCGAGGCGGCACTCGAGACGATGCTCAGCGGGCGGCGCGCTCCAGTTCGATAG
- a CDS encoding OsmC family peroxiredoxin: MAVTSEATTVWTGTLFEGGGNVALDSSGLATFAVNWKARSEGQANTTNPEELLAAAHSSCFSMALSLALAQAGTPPESIQTTAAVTFEAGKGVLGSHLLVSARVPGISEEQFEAIAEDAKRNCPISQALSIPITIEAELA; this comes from the coding sequence ATGGCAGTCACGAGTGAAGCGACCACCGTCTGGACCGGCACGCTCTTCGAGGGAGGCGGCAACGTCGCACTCGACTCGTCGGGCCTCGCCACGTTCGCCGTCAACTGGAAGGCGCGATCCGAGGGGCAGGCGAACACGACGAACCCCGAGGAGCTGCTCGCCGCGGCGCACTCGTCGTGCTTCTCGATGGCGCTCTCGCTCGCGCTCGCGCAGGCGGGCACGCCGCCCGAGAGCATCCAGACCACCGCGGCCGTCACGTTCGAGGCCGGCAAGGGCGTGCTCGGCAGTCACCTGCTCGTGAGTGCGCGGGTTCCCGGCATCTCTGAAGAGCAGTTCGAGGCGATCGCCGAAGACGCGAAGCGCAACTGCCCGATCTCCCAGGCGCTCAGCATCCCGATCACGATCGAAGCCGAACTCGCCTGA
- a CDS encoding DUF4395 domain-containing protein encodes MSSTEAAEPAGIDPRGPRFAAAITATLLLATVVLAVGGAELAAWVLLAALSAVFAWSAVAGVRRNPFGVIFQRLVRPRLAPPADLEDPRPPTFAQAVGFVVTVAGVILGAFGVENAVPIAAGLAFVAAFLNAAFGYCLGCQIYLLLVRARVIART; translated from the coding sequence ATGTCCAGCACTGAAGCAGCCGAACCCGCCGGCATCGACCCGCGCGGCCCGCGATTCGCTGCAGCGATCACCGCGACGCTGTTGCTCGCGACCGTCGTGCTCGCCGTCGGAGGAGCGGAACTCGCCGCCTGGGTCCTGCTCGCCGCGCTCAGCGCCGTCTTCGCGTGGAGCGCCGTGGCCGGCGTGCGCCGCAACCCCTTCGGCGTGATCTTTCAGCGGCTCGTGCGCCCCCGGCTCGCGCCGCCGGCCGACCTCGAGGATCCGCGCCCACCGACGTTCGCCCAGGCCGTCGGGTTCGTGGTGACCGTCGCCGGCGTCATCCTGGGCGCGTTCGGGGTCGAGAACGCGGTGCCGATCGCCGCCGGGCTCGCCTTCGTCGCCGCCTTCCTGAACGCCGCGTTCGGGTACTGCCTCGGATGCCAGATCTACCTGCTGCTCGTGCGTGCCAGAGTCATCGCGAGGACCTGA
- a CDS encoding thioredoxin family protein, with translation MDWPAALIAGVALLAAATAVGLVWKARTGRVRVASGTAAPGPAGTSAAAALDLDADTLGDRATLVQFSTEYCSGCRPTARQLSAVAGDYDGVRHVEIDLTHRADLAARFAVLQTPTTLILGADGALTARIGGVPRAAAVRRHLDTLTGRTHVQH, from the coding sequence ATGGACTGGCCGGCTGCACTCATCGCGGGCGTCGCGCTGCTCGCGGCCGCGACCGCGGTCGGGCTCGTCTGGAAGGCGCGCACCGGCCGGGTGCGTGTCGCCTCCGGCACGGCCGCCCCCGGCCCTGCCGGCACGAGTGCCGCCGCTGCGCTCGACCTCGACGCCGACACGCTCGGAGACCGGGCCACGCTCGTGCAGTTCTCGACGGAGTACTGCAGCGGCTGCCGCCCGACCGCTCGGCAACTCTCGGCCGTCGCGGGTGACTACGACGGGGTGCGCCACGTCGAGATCGACCTCACGCACCGCGCCGACCTCGCGGCCCGGTTCGCGGTGCTGCAGACGCCGACGACCTTGATCCTGGGCGCCGATGGCGCGCTCACCGCCCGCATCGGCGGCGTCCCTCGTGCCGCCGCGGTGCGCCGCCATCTCGACACCCTCACCGGGAGGACCCATGTCCAGCACTGA
- a CDS encoding thymidylate synthase: MAETIPTPYEDLLRDVLEHGTHKTDRTGTGTRSVFGRQLRFDLSQGFPLVTTKRVHFKSIAYELLWFLQGSSNVGWLREHGVTIWDEWADASGELGPVYGVQWRSWPTPSGEVIDQISQVVEQIRTNPDSRRLIVSAWNPADIPDMALAPCHALFQFYVADGKLSCQLYQRSADLFLGVPFNIASYALLTHMVAEQTGLEVGDFVWTGGDCHIYDNHVEQVTEQLTRTPFPAPTLRFARTPDSLFGYEFDDFVVEDYQHHPAIRAAVAV; the protein is encoded by the coding sequence ATGGCCGAGACGATTCCCACGCCCTACGAAGACCTGCTGCGCGATGTGCTCGAGCACGGCACGCACAAGACCGATCGCACCGGCACGGGCACGCGCAGCGTGTTCGGGCGCCAGCTGCGGTTCGACCTCTCGCAGGGCTTCCCGCTCGTCACCACGAAGCGCGTGCACTTCAAGTCGATCGCCTACGAGCTGCTGTGGTTCCTACAGGGCTCGTCGAACGTCGGCTGGTTGCGCGAGCACGGGGTCACCATCTGGGACGAGTGGGCGGATGCCTCGGGCGAGCTCGGTCCCGTCTACGGCGTGCAGTGGCGCTCGTGGCCGACGCCCTCGGGCGAGGTCATCGACCAGATCTCGCAGGTCGTCGAGCAGATCCGCACGAATCCCGACTCACGCCGGCTCATCGTGTCGGCGTGGAACCCCGCCGACATCCCCGACATGGCGCTCGCTCCCTGCCACGCGCTGTTCCAGTTCTACGTGGCCGACGGCAAGCTCTCGTGCCAGCTCTACCAGCGCAGTGCCGACCTCTTCCTCGGGGTCCCGTTCAACATCGCGTCGTACGCGCTGCTCACCCACATGGTGGCCGAGCAGACCGGGCTCGAGGTCGGCGACTTCGTCTGGACCGGCGGCGACTGCCACATCTACGACAACCACGTCGAGCAGGTGACCGAGCAGCTCACGCGCACGCCCTTCCCGGCACCCACGCTGCGGTTCGCCCGCACGCCCGACTCGCTCTTCGGCTATGAGTTCGACGACTTCGTGGTGGAGGACTACCAGCATCACCCGGCTATCCGTGCCGCGGTCGCCGTATGA
- a CDS encoding dihydrofolate reductase: MSVAGDVGRSSPRVGLIWAEAEGGVIGRDGGMPWHVPEDLAHFKQITLGAPVIMGRKTWESLSPRFRPLPGRRNIVVTRRADWSAEGAETAASGEAALELAAEGDDEWVWVIGGAELFTAVVDRADRLEVTELRHDDGDAGAFAAAEGDVLAPAIPAPFRLTAADPPEGAHVSRSGIRYRFLSYARA; this comes from the coding sequence ATGAGCGTTGCCGGCGACGTTGGCCGCTCGTCGCCCCGCGTGGGGCTCATCTGGGCCGAGGCCGAGGGCGGTGTCATCGGCCGCGACGGCGGCATGCCCTGGCACGTGCCCGAAGATCTCGCCCACTTCAAGCAGATCACCCTCGGTGCTCCGGTGATCATGGGCCGAAAGACCTGGGAGTCGTTGTCGCCGCGGTTCCGGCCGCTGCCCGGCCGCCGCAACATCGTCGTCACCCGGCGGGCCGACTGGTCCGCCGAGGGCGCCGAGACCGCCGCATCGGGCGAGGCGGCACTCGAGCTCGCGGCCGAGGGCGACGACGAGTGGGTGTGGGTCATCGGAGGCGCCGAGCTGTTCACTGCGGTCGTCGACCGAGCCGATCGGCTCGAGGTCACCGAGCTTCGCCACGACGACGGTGACGCCGGCGCGTTCGCGGCCGCCGAGGGCGACGTGCTCGCGCCGGCCATTCCCGCTCCCTTCCGGCTCACTGCCGCCGATCCACCCGAGGGTGCGCACGTCTCGCGCTCCGGCATCCGCTACCGCTTCCTCAGCTACGCCCGGGCCTGA
- the dapA gene encoding 4-hydroxy-tetrahydrodipicolinate synthase has product MTSENPFGQVLVALVTPMTADGEVDWPGVEKHIDDVITAGADGIVVTGTTGETSTLTDPEKIRLVEVGKDVAAGRAKIITGGGSNETAHAIELYKHSEQAGADGIMIVTPYYNKPTQAGILTHFRLVADATDLPVILYDIPGRTGVPIKYETILRLAKHPNILAVKDAKGDFSEVSRVLNQTDLMYFSGDDANVLPHLAIGATGLIGVTSNIAPAPYRQIIDAVNAGDLATATAAHRQLEPLVRAVMTHVPGTVAVKYILHGLGRIASPRVRLPLVGPEEWEAALIEDEIDLVQGIAGVDFHNFRPDRNAAAGGALPKVAGTTR; this is encoded by the coding sequence GTGACTTCTGAGAATCCCTTCGGACAAGTGCTCGTCGCACTCGTCACGCCGATGACGGCAGACGGCGAAGTCGACTGGCCCGGAGTCGAGAAGCACATCGACGACGTCATCACGGCCGGGGCCGACGGCATCGTCGTCACCGGCACCACGGGCGAGACGTCGACGCTCACCGACCCCGAGAAGATCAGGCTCGTCGAGGTCGGCAAAGACGTCGCGGCCGGTCGCGCGAAGATCATCACGGGCGGCGGCTCGAACGAGACCGCGCACGCGATCGAACTGTACAAGCACAGCGAGCAGGCCGGTGCCGACGGCATCATGATCGTGACGCCGTACTACAACAAGCCCACCCAGGCCGGCATCCTCACGCACTTCCGGCTCGTCGCCGATGCCACCGACCTCCCGGTCATCCTCTACGACATCCCGGGTCGCACGGGCGTGCCCATCAAGTACGAGACGATCCTGCGCCTCGCGAAGCATCCGAACATCCTGGCGGTGAAAGACGCCAAGGGCGACTTCTCCGAGGTCAGCCGGGTGCTGAACCAGACCGACCTGATGTACTTCTCGGGCGACGACGCGAACGTGCTCCCGCACCTCGCGATCGGCGCCACCGGGCTCATCGGCGTGACGTCGAACATCGCGCCGGCGCCCTACCGCCAGATCATCGACGCTGTGAACGCGGGCGACCTGGCGACCGCGACGGCCGCGCATCGCCAGCTCGAGCCGCTCGTACGCGCGGTCATGACGCACGTGCCCGGCACCGTCGCGGTGAAGTACATCCTGCACGGCCTCGGGCGCATCGCGAGCCCGCGTGTGCGGCTTCCCCTCGTCGGCCCCGAAGAATGGGAGGCCGCACTCATCGAAGACGAGATCGACCTCGTGCAGGGCATCGCGGGCGTCGACTTCCACAACTTCCGTCCCGACCGCAACGCCGCCGCAGGCGGCGCGTTGCCGAAGGTGGCGGGCACCACGCGCTGA